TAAAAATAAAGAGGAGAGCTTTTATCCGTTCATCGAGGTGGTGTTTCAGTTGACAGGTACCAGTCATTACCACGTACCCATTACCCTGTCGGCCTACGGCTACTCGACGTATCGGGGCAATTGACTTTTTTACTAAACAGCATAAAAGGCATTGGGCGATTCAAACACCTTCTCAAGCGGCCTTTGGTTGTCACATTATAAAAACAATCAGGATGCTGACGATAAGCGTCATAAGCTATTCCTTTCCTGGAATAGCCTGGTTCAACACAGACACGCTGGCGCAGACAACTGACACATACCTGAGTGCTCAGGCGAGCGACCCGGTAAAGATGGGCTGGATGCAGGGATTTCCGCCCCCAAAGACAAGGGCTCAACGCAGCTGACGGGTCTTTTTCACGTTTCCGGCACTTCGTTACGGCGTGGTTTATATGTGCAAGTTTCTACCCACCGTTAACGTATCGGCAAGTCTGGGCGCGCCGTTCGCCCTGCCGGTTGCGCTCGACCCGGCCATTGACGCGGTAACGTTTCGGCCCCGGAACGCCGACCAGCCTATGAGCTGGGCCGCTTCGCTGAAAAAAAACTATTCCGACGGCATCCTGATTCTGCACCGGGGCCGGGTGTTGTACGGACGGTACTTTGCCACTCTGATCCCCACCAACCAGCAAGCCATGATGTCGCTGACCAAATCGATTACCGGATACCGGCCAGCGGGGCATGTATCCCCAACTTTAAGGTCAGGTACCACAGAACCAACCCCAGTAGTAGATAAAGCCCCTGTATCCGTACGCCCAGCCAATTGAACACACTGGTAATGAAGGTTTTCCTGACGGCCCTTGCCATTGTGGATGACCTCGGTGCGGTTCTGGTCATTGGCTTCTTTTACATCCCAGCTATCGATAGCCATTACCTGCTTAGCGCGGGTGGCCAAGGGCTGACATTAAGTGGTATCCGCTCACTCAGAAGCATAAAACAATGGTCAGGGCCAAGGCCATGTCGGTCGCCATGGGAATACACCAGCCGCCAGCGGTAAGCAAATGCCGGTTGACTAGCCAGAATAGCCTCGCCGGTAGCAGCATGCCTCCCAGCGCAGCCACCAAGAACAACATGGCCTGCCTGATGCCAGCTCGCCTACCAGTACCTCCTGAAACAGCTAATACGCAGTCCCATACCTTGGGGAAATAACGCGCTATGCCAACGTTGCCATTGGCCAGGGCCAACGCTGATACACGGCTAATCAGCAGCAAAATACCACTGGCGGCTTCGAGTCTGAAAAACTCGGCGAAGGGTTGGATTAGGGGCCTGGACAGGTTTTTCAATAGGCGGCTTCGACTCATCATGATTTTAGTGTGCCCGACTGCATGGCCGGATCTGTCGGTATCTCCGGCAGGACAGTCCTGGACCACAGTCAGCTACCTGGCTAAGTTCCTAAAGCACTGGTTGTTGGGTTAATTACCCGTTGCTCCATAGCGCGCATTCATCCCTATTGGAAACGGTGCCAGACCAGGCTCAATCCAATCATCAGTACCAAACCTATTTGTAAGGCCGTCAAGACGTAAATATAATTGGTTTGGGCTCTCGATTCGCCCAGCAGTTCTTCACCGACGCTCAGCTGTAGACTCGCCAGTTCATCAAGCGTTTGGGCCACCTGGCCAAAAGCCGTGCTACCACTACCGGCAAAGAGCGCCTTCCGGGATGCTGGTAAATCAACTAAATTGGTTGTTAGCTCGCCTTCCAGCTGATTATAAACGGTAAGCTGTTGCCGGAGCTGCCTGAGCCGGTCGGCTTCTTTTCTCGTTAATTTGGTTCGTTCAAACTCGGTCAGTAAGGAGTCCGTCCGCCGGTTGAACCGGTCGAGCGTTGAGGCTATCAATTCCGGGTTTGGTTTTTGAGTAGCCAACACGTGTGTTTCCAGCAACAGCCGTTTTCGGTAGACTGTTGCGGTCAGATTGACCAGCATGCCCGTGGGCAGCAGTCGATCTTTGTAGATCGATGAGGATGCCTCCTGTATATCCTGGATACGGCGACGACTTAGGAAAACACTGGTCAAAATCAGTCCCAGCAAAGCAATCACCAGCAGGATGGAGCGTACCGATGAACGAGTATGGGGTAAATGTGTCATACTGTAAGTGGTTTAATCAATGCACTACCCGTTGGTTACACTGAGTCCTTCGGGTGTTAGACTGGTTACAGACCGAAGATCATGTGACAATGAATGATTCCTGTCCAATACTATGCACCGGCCCGCCAGGGACACTGCGTTTTTTATGAATGTAGCAGCATGCTTTTACTTGTTCCCCTACCAAGTTAATTTGTAGAGCTAACTCACTTGCTCCCTGCTTTCGATACCGTCTTCATCTGGATTAGGTCAACCCCAAAAGCGAACGCCATGGCAAAATAGATATACCCTTTGGGGATTTCGACGTGCAGCCCTTCGGCCACTAACGACATGCCGATAATGAGCAGAAAACACAGGGCCAGAATCTTGAACGACGGGTGCCGGGTTATGAATTCACTGATGGGTTTAGCCGCCACCAGCATGATCCCCACCGACACCACGATGGCCGTGTACATCACCCATAGCTGGTTGACCATGCCCACGGCCGTGATGATTGAATCCAATGAAAAAACCAGATCCAGAACCAGGACCTGAATCAACAGGTCGCGGAACGAGTTTTTGGTTGTATCAGGGGCATGGGCATCGTCGCCGAGTTCAGCGTAGTGGTAAATTTCAGCCGTGCTCTTGTAGATCAGAAACAGGCCCCCGCCCAGCAGAATCAGACCTTTCCCGCTCATGTCGATGCTGGCTACGGTAAACAGCGTCGTGTTAAGCTGCATGATCCAGGCCAGCAGGGTCAGCAGTCCCAGTCGCAAAAACATCGCCAGGCCCAGGCCCCAGTACCGGAACCGATTCCGCTGGGCGAGGGGCAGTTTACCGGCCAGAATCGAAATGAATATAACGTTGTCGATGCCCAGAATGGTCTCCAGCGCTATCAGGGTCAATAGGGGAATCAAATGGTTGATACCGTCCATAAGGCGAATGGAAACAGAATTAGATGAGTGGTAGCATTGACCCTAGTCCGGACGTCTATACCGAACCAGGACGAAGGTACGTTTCTGCTCATATTCGTTGCAATTCCCGCCAGAACTGCCGAATAAAGGCCCGTTCTTCCCGCGAGATTCCCTCATGGGCCCGCGCCACCCGCAGCAGAATACGGACAAACCGTTTCTTGGTTTCCTGGCTAATTTCAACCCGCTTGTCGGCCAGTCGGCGCAGGCCAAAGGCGCTGGCTTCCTCGGCGGGTTCACCCACATTATCCCGCAGGAACATCGCGCAGATGGCCAGATCACTGTAGGGACCCTCAGCTAACAGGTCACAGGCTAGCTTCGTCTCATCCTGGTGAAGCTGACCGTCCAGTTTACACAGCGCATAAACGATACTGCCTAATCCCATGGCTACATCCGGTGAATACATATCAGTTAAGTTTATAGGTTGTTGTCAGAACGGGTTTATGGCTGATGAGGATGCTTCTTCAGGCGAACGCCTGAGCGGCCAGGTGATGAAACACGCGCTCGTCCAGGCGGTACCGGTCGTTGAGCGTCAGGCTGCTGCGGGCCGTAAATAAGGCATAATTAACGGCGTTGTAGAGCAGCCAGCAGGAGGGAGGGGAGTTCAACAGGCGCTCCTCCAGCCGCAGGCGCTCACGGGCCTGCTTAATCAATTGAACCGGCACAGGCAGTTCACGAAGAACATGCTCGTGAATACCGGCCATATCCGTCTGCTGAAACTGGTCATATACGGTCGCCGTCAGCGTAACGCCGGTCGTCAGGTGATCGAGAAGCAACTCATGCAATTGCTGCTGAAACAGGGGAATGGTCAGCGCACTTTGATGGAGTTTACGAATATCCGGCGTAGACCGTTGCGGGCGGGCGGGAGCTGACGGCGTTTTGGCGGACGGTGTTTTTTGGGGACCCTTTGCCCAGTGGCCCAGCCAGGTCTGATAGGCAGCCAGATCGGCAAAGGAGTCCGCCCAGCCCAGCAGGCCATTCTGGCAAACGTTCCGGTACACACTGCTGCCCAGGTGGGTCGACGGGTCCAGCAGGGCCGTCAGCGACTGACCCTGAATGCTGAATGGCGTCTTGCCATTATAGCTGTTGGTAATGGTCAGACTCCGCTGCAGTTGCTCGGTTCCGACCGACAGCGATGCGGGCAGAATAATGCTGATGCTGAACTCACCCGTGTTGGTATGTTTAATCAGGAGCTGGTAATCCGGGATCAGCTCGTCGACGACTTCCTGAATGGCCCGGTTAGGAATAATGGTGTAGTCGGCACTCTGAATGCCAAATAAGGTTTTTCGCCCCCCCGCCAGTTGGCCCACAATCAGTTTCTGACGGTCGGTGGCTATAATGTCATAGTCAGGCAACAGATCGCTGAGCAGCAGCGGCTCTACGGGAAAACAAATATCCTCCCAGCTAGTCGATAGTTCCGGTTGTGCACTAATATAGGTCATATATTTGCATTTGTATTTTTACAGTTGTAAATTTACAGCAAGAAAACAAGAAATCAAAATACGAATGTCATGGAAAGGCTCATACGACGAGTTCCCCACGTCAACAAACTGCTGGTCGTCAGTTTACTGGCCGGCCTTGGGGTCGCCATACGTTATACGTACGGGTTATTTAAGCCAGGTCAGAAGGCATCAATACCGCTTAGGCAGCGTAGCGATTACCTGACCGAGTGGCTGGGCATCTAATCAAATTAGACGAACCCAGTCTGGCATTGGCCAACGGACAACTGTCGGTAAGGGGACTAAGCCCTTTTTTGCGCCCGACAACACTATGTTCAGTAAGTACGACTAATCAAGAAAAACTATGCAAACCCATCCAATTGAACCGTTGAAGGGGCAGATGCCCACTTATCGCTGGCTGCCGGTAATTTATCTGCTCTTCTTTGGCGGGGTGTTGCTGATCTGTCTGTGGGCGGAGGTGAACCGGCGGCAACAGCTACCTACCGTGCAGCCTACCTGCTTTGGCGTTGGGCACAACCTGCCCATCCAGTCCGCCCCTAAACGAACTTGGTTCGGGGCTATTAAAAAGCCTGTGTTTAGGCTCCGTGATCACATCCCGGCAGAAAAACTAACCTTGTATGGATAAGCCGCTGTTCCGGCCAGCTATCTATAACCCCTTAACTCGTTAACACTATGTCCTGGTTTGAGTATAGTCAACTGGTGCTAAAAAAAGTAAGCTTTGATAAAGCACTCTTCCGCAAGGAACTCCGCAAGTTACTCCACTATCTGTCGGTTGGGGAACGCATTCAACTGCTGCAATGGTGTCGGCGGCAAAAGCCCTGGCATCAACCTGAAGCCGCGCTTGTGTCGGGGTAAAAACGCGGGCCATACCAGTACCCAGTCGACCCATCGCTGGCCGTGAATAAACTGTAGTGTAATTTTTCTCCCTGAATCCCATGAAATGGTCGTTCGCCCTCCAACAAAAACTCAAAGTGGCCGGGCTGTTGCTGAGCCTGATGCTGGTCATTTTATATACGGCAACCAGCCTGAAAAATGACGTGCAGGACATGGAACAAACGGTGGTCGCCCTCTACGCCGACCGGTTGCAGCCGGCCATCGAATTGGTTCATATCAACGAAAGTATCCACGCCAAACGACTGCTGATCGAACATCAGTTCGTCAATGGAGTGCCTGTTTCACCCGCGGCACTAGCTGGGCAACTGGGGCACTATAACCAGCGAATAAACGAGCGGATCAGGCAATACAAAAAAACAAAACTGACGGCCAGCGAGACACGCTGGCTGAATGCATTCCACAAGAAATTCAAGCAGGGGCAAGACCTGGAGAAGTCTATACAGGCCTTGCTAATTGTCGAACAGCCGTCCCAAGCCCGTCAGGTTTTTTATGGCCCAGGGGCACTGGTCTTCAAACACAGTGTTCAGGCACTCCATGAACTGGCTCAGATCCAAGCCGAGACAGGCCAACAATCGGTGAAGGACGCACATCGGATGGCCGCAGGCGGATCGCTGAACGTGACCCTGTTAACAGCCCTTTCACTCCTGGTGGGTCTGGTGATTCTGGGCCTAATTCACAACGCGCGGTTAGTAGGCCAGTCCGCCCCGCCGTTTCATCTCAACTAAGGAATTGCTTTTTAGTGGCTTTGGGGCTGAGCAAAGCATCTCTAGAGGAGCATATTAACCGTATTTACCATCAAAAACCAACGAATGATGACAAATAGAATCATTAGTAAGCTGGACTATCAGCGCCTGAAAAAACGGATCGAGCAAGCTAAAATCAATGCCCGGGTATCCCCTACGCAGCTCATGAAACTGGTGCGGGGTGTGGACGGCGCAACCCTATTGGACCCGGTGAAGATACCCTCGGATGTGGTCACCATGAATTCGGTAGTAAGTCTGGAATATATAGATATGGATAAGCATCTGGATATTTGCTTAGTGTACCCCGAAGAGGCGGATGGCGCACACAACCGAATTTCCATTTTTGCCCCCTTGGCCACGGCCCTGCTGGGCTGTCAGCGGGGAACGGTGGCCAATCTGACTACCCCATTTGGTTCCATAAACATTCGAATCAACCAGATTCTCTATCAGCCCGAAGCCGCTGGTGACTTCTCACGCTAATCATCAGCCCGATTAAGGTAGCCATTCATTCGTTTTAGTACGCCCGATTTTTGGAAAACAGCCCGGTATGGTTCAAGCAAGCTATGTGATTTTAAACGAAGTAGATGAAGAGACTAGCCTGGAACAAATCGGTAATCTGATTGGGGACATCCGGTTACAGGCTGATTTGACCCAGCAGGAGCTGGCTCAAAAGCTAGGCGTGGGCGTTTCTACCGTGCATAAATACGAAACAAACGGTCAGAAAATACCCCTGCACACACTCGCTAAAATTGCCCACCTATGCCAAGTCGATTTAATTGTAGGCTTTCAGACAAAGCCCTAGTGAGAGTTCATCTGCCCCCTTTTCTCATGATGGTGTCGGTTAACGCTCAGGCTACGACCTGTAGCCTGAGAAATTTGGTGGGCTTTTGTGTGGTGCCACCGGGATCAATCCCTACCGGATGAATCAAAAAGGTTCCATTCATCCACCGATGGTCAAATTAGTCAGCTCTGTGCTAGGTAAAAATACCGACTTTACGTTCCACATGGTTTACGAAGTAGGACAGCGGGTTAATCACTCAGGAAGCGATTATAAGCCAAATTTATGCGAATTGATACCTACTCAAAAGCTTGACAAGTCGCCTAAAGGGCAGTATACACGCTTTTCTTGAGAAAAGTGTGTCGTGAATCGACGGTGGATGCAGCCTATATTGGCTCGATGAATAGCCCCCGAGAAGGGTAGGTTTTACGAAGAAGACATACAGTCATTGGGTTTATCAATAAAGGGAGAGAATCGATATGAAAACTATTTTGTTAGCCACCAATTTGCGGGAGCAAACTACGGCAGTATTCGATTGGGCACGCCTGTTTGCTCACCAGTATTCTTCATCGTTCCTCTTATTGCATGTACAACAGACTCCGATAAACGTGATGAGCCAGTCGTCGGATTCGGACCCCGTAGACCTAAACACATCGATGGATGTGGTGGTCGAAGCGGCCTATCCAGCCAAACTCCGCCAACTAGCTACCCAATTTGGGCGGGAAGGCATTGGCTGCCGGGTTCTTTTGCGGCAGGGTAATGCAACCGAGGTCATACTGGCCACGGCCCAACAACAAGCCGTTGACTTGATCCTGATGGGGCATGATCCCCTGGCTAGTATCTATCAGCAATTGTTGACGGGCAGTGTCGCCCTCAGCATTGCCCGGCGGTCACGGTGTCCAGTCCTGATCGCACCCACTGATGATCTGGAGATGGTATCAGGACGGGTTTATCCGCGAACGATTGTCTACACCACATCGTTGGCGTTTGATCAGCCGAAGCCCTTCATTCAGGTTGTTGAGATGGCCCATCGGTTTGAGTCCAGGCTACGTCTACTTCATATACAGACGGATAATCAATCCAATAAAACCAGTGCCGATAAACGAATCGCTCATTTTCAGCAGCTTATGGGTGATAACCCAGTTGAAGTGGATCGGGTTAATGCCCCGACCGTAGTTAGCGGAATCGACTGGTATCTTTCCACAAATCCGGCCGATTTACTGGTGATGACCACCCATGAACGCGATTTTATATCGGGACTGCTGAACCCTAGTCTGACAGGCCGAATGATTAGTCGATCGACAATCCCTATCCTGGTTTATCACCTAAAAGCTGACGCTTAATGCGTTCCCTCAAAACAAACTCGTTAGCCATTTCCTTGACAGCTGTTGCTGATCGCCAGGCTGCCGATTAAACGTTCCTTTGGTTTTCGATGACTTGCCGGAAAAAGAGTTAAACGTCCTTTTACTTCCTGAGAGATTTTAATCCCCAGCAGGGTTACTTTTCAAGTAGAACATCCAAATGACTTTCCCGTACTGGCTTTTTTTTCTAGTATTCCTGATAGGCGTTGGGACGGTAGCGAAACGAATTGCACACTCATCGCTGACCGAATGGCTACTCATTGCCTTTATACTCTTCGTTGGATGCATCATCCCAACCGGTTTTAGTTTATCAGCATGGGATCTTACCGCTAACACCATCAGTTGGATAGTCGGAACATCTGTCGGACTAGCCATACACTTTCTTTTTTGGACAATTCTTTTACCAAAAGGGGAGACTTACTCATTGAGAACCCTACTTTCCAGTCGATTCACGCTAGTTTATCAATGGAGTCAAAACTTACCTATTTACCTGAAGTCTATTCTTAACTCAAGTTGCGAGATAATGTAACCCTGCCAGTCTGGGGTGCGTTTTAGAGTCTCTGAGGTTCTAAAATTACTATCCCCATGACTGACAAAGCCATAGCAATCTACTGCTTTTTGGATGACTTCTTTCAAAAAAGCGGCTATAAAACCGACCCCCATTGCAAAGTCAATGACGCCCAAATCGCAACCACAGCGCTAATGGCTGCTCTATTCTTCTATGGCAATCATGCTTCGGCTATGAAATACATGCACGAACATCAAGGCTTTAGCCCTCTCCATAAGTCGAATTTCAATCGTCGACTCCATAGCTTGCAGGCACGCTTAATAGCCGTCTTCCGAGCGGTCGGAGCTACCCTTAAAGAACTTAACACGACTAGCCGCTACATTATTGATTCGTTTCCCGTAGCCGTATGCCGAAATTGTCGTATTGGTGCCTGTAGGCTACTGACTAACAAGGTGTCTTAACCTGATATAGGTTGTCAATTTTGGGTGAAAATTGACAACCTATATCAGGTTAAGACATAGTGCATCCACCTAAAATCACCCGATTGCATATGCACCATTGAAAATCAAGAAAAACTTGGAATAGGTAGCTTACTCTTGTTTCGGTTGTTTAAGGTTGAGGGATATAATCTTACGGTGTTGTTTGCCCCAGGTAATCATGTCTATAACCAATCCCTCTAATGATGAACTGTAGGGAGTAAGTTGATAGGTGATGTATACCGGAATACTGTCTTTGACGGATCTTTCTACCAGTTTATTCATTTCCAGTTCTTTCAATTCCTTTGAAAGCATACGGCTGGTTATATCTGGAATCGCTCTTAAAATGTCACTATACCGATTGGCACCATTAAAGATAGCGGCAATGATCGGTAGCTTCCATTTACCGCTGAGCACATATAAAGTGTCCTGAAGAAACCTAATGTCAAAATCACACTTTTCAGCGATCGAATTATTCATAGACGCGTCTTTTGTTTGTATACTTTAGTATAGTACATACAAAAGTATACTGATTCTCGAATAGCTTTGCCGATCAATATGCTTTACTGCTGCCTCTGTGCAGAACATTCAATAATTTGACCTATGTACGCTATTATTTATCGGCACTATGGGCCACCTGAGGTGATGGAACTGGCAGATATAGCAAAGCCGACTATTCGGCCTGACGAAGTTCTGGTTGCCGTGAAGGCCGCAGGGCTCAACCAGATGGACCTGAAGCTGGCGGCCGGGCAGTTTAAACTATTAACCGGCAGTAAATTTCCCAAGCAAACCGGGGCTGATTTTTCGGGTGAAATTGTGGAAGTTGGTGAAAAAGTAAATCAGTTTAAGATTGGTGATGAGGTATTTGCCTACATCGTCAGTATGAAAGGACTCAGTGGAACCGTTGCCGAATACTTCGCGGTCAAAGCAGCGGCAGTTGCCCGAAAGCCAGCTTCGATTCAGCATGAAGTGGCCGCTGCATTGCCCTGTGTTTACCAAACGGCCTTGCAGGGTCTGCGCAATCAGGG
Above is a window of Spirosoma sp. SC4-14 DNA encoding:
- a CDS encoding GreA/GreB family elongation factor gives rise to the protein MMTNRIISKLDYQRLKKRIEQAKINARVSPTQLMKLVRGVDGATLLDPVKIPSDVVTMNSVVSLEYIDMDKHLDICLVYPEEADGAHNRISIFAPLATALLGCQRGTVANLTTPFGSINIRINQILYQPEAAGDFSR
- a CDS encoding universal stress protein; this translates as MKTILLATNLREQTTAVFDWARLFAHQYSSSFLLLHVQQTPINVMSQSSDSDPVDLNTSMDVVVEAAYPAKLRQLATQFGREGIGCRVLLRQGNATEVILATAQQQAVDLILMGHDPLASIYQQLLTGSVALSIARRSRCPVLIAPTDDLEMVSGRVYPRTIVYTTSLAFDQPKPFIQVVEMAHRFESRLRLLHIQTDNQSNKTSADKRIAHFQQLMGDNPVEVDRVNAPTVVSGIDWYLSTNPADLLVMTTHERDFISGLLNPSLTGRMISRSTIPILVYHLKADA
- a CDS encoding helix-turn-helix transcriptional regulator, whose translation is MVQASYVILNEVDEETSLEQIGNLIGDIRLQADLTQQELAQKLGVGVSTVHKYETNGQKIPLHTLAKIAHLCQVDLIVGFQTKP
- a CDS encoding MCP four helix bundle domain-containing protein; translation: MTHLPHTRSSVRSILLVIALLGLILTSVFLSRRRIQDIQEASSSIYKDRLLPTGMLVNLTATVYRKRLLLETHVLATQKPNPELIASTLDRFNRRTDSLLTEFERTKLTRKEADRLRQLRQQLTVYNQLEGELTTNLVDLPASRKALFAGSGSTAFGQVAQTLDELASLQLSVGEELLGESRAQTNYIYVLTALQIGLVLMIGLSLVWHRFQ
- a CDS encoding helix-turn-helix domain-containing protein, with the translated sequence MNNSIAEKCDFDIRFLQDTLYVLSGKWKLPIIAAIFNGANRYSDILRAIPDITSRMLSKELKELEMNKLVERSVKDSIPVYITYQLTPYSSSLEGLVIDMITWGKQHRKIISLNLKQPKQE
- a CDS encoding MCP four helix bundle domain-containing protein, with amino-acid sequence MKWSFALQQKLKVAGLLLSLMLVILYTATSLKNDVQDMEQTVVALYADRLQPAIELVHINESIHAKRLLIEHQFVNGVPVSPAALAGQLGHYNQRINERIRQYKKTKLTASETRWLNAFHKKFKQGQDLEKSIQALLIVEQPSQARQVFYGPGALVFKHSVQALHELAQIQAETGQQSVKDAHRMAAGGSLNVTLLTALSLLVGLVILGLIHNARLVGQSAPPFHLN
- a CDS encoding TerB family tellurite resistance protein, which produces MYSPDVAMGLGSIVYALCKLDGQLHQDETKLACDLLAEGPYSDLAICAMFLRDNVGEPAEEASAFGLRRLADKRVEISQETKKRFVRILLRVARAHEGISREERAFIRQFWRELQRI
- a CDS encoding Na+/H+ antiporter NhaA, with protein sequence MKVFLTALAIVDDLGAVLVIGFFYIPAIDSHYLLSAGGQGLTLSGIRSLRSIKQWSGPRPCRSPWEYTSRQR
- a CDS encoding Na+/H+ antiporter NhaA, whose product is MMSRSRLLKNLSRPLIQPFAEFFRLEAASGILLLISRVSALALANGNVGIARYFPKVWDCVLAVSGGTGRRAGIRQAMLFLVAALGGMLLPARLFWLVNRHLLTAGGWCIPMATDMALALTIVLCF
- a CDS encoding TerC family protein, which produces MDGINHLIPLLTLIALETILGIDNVIFISILAGKLPLAQRNRFRYWGLGLAMFLRLGLLTLLAWIMQLNTTLFTVASIDMSGKGLILLGGGLFLIYKSTAEIYHYAELGDDAHAPDTTKNSFRDLLIQVLVLDLVFSLDSIITAVGMVNQLWVMYTAIVVSVGIMLVAAKPISEFITRHPSFKILALCFLLIIGMSLVAEGLHVEIPKGYIYFAMAFAFGVDLIQMKTVSKAGSK
- a CDS encoding Na+/H+ antiporter NhaA, translated to MTRTAPRSSTMARAVRKTFITSVFNWLGVRIQGLYLLLGLVLWYLTLKLGIHAPLAGIR